One stretch of Qingrenia yutianensis DNA includes these proteins:
- the recN gene encoding DNA repair protein RecN, giving the protein MLTHLSIKNIAVIDKAQIDFDNGFNILTGETGAGKSIIINSLNILKGERASKELIRSGEQSARVDGIFTVSDEIKNEIENLIGIDVDDNEIMISREFNLDGKNSVRINGSVVTLSMLKEIGEFFVNIHGQHDSTSLLVKKSHMGFLDNFGGENLKNALSEYAKVYEEYKKTKSELDALSTDETEKERRMDLLKYQIEEIEVANLSADEEDDLTERRNFLANAQKISENCLSAFDKLYDGEETGNSAHDLIWEAVKLLEQVTEFNSELDGICKELTDMTYIISDHSHTIKKLADSLDSNDYELNEIEERLDLIYSLKRKYGANLGDVLKYLDKIKKEYAEIEHSGEQIKILNEKLKELELERLEKAEALSLIRKENAKILSEKICAELAELEMSKTVFEVKIEDTEFSANGKDDIEFLISTNLGEMPKPLSKIASGGELSRIILAIKSVITSEKSAGTLIFDEVDTGVSGKTAQKIGEKLYKMTKSAQVICITHLAQIAALADKHFLIEKKTENGRTRTEITPLEGDLRVNEIARIIGGEVITDLTRENAKEQILLADEIKNKLKK; this is encoded by the coding sequence ATGCTTACTCATTTGAGCATAAAAAACATTGCGGTTATCGACAAAGCGCAGATTGATTTTGATAACGGTTTTAACATTCTCACAGGCGAAACGGGCGCAGGAAAGTCGATTATTATAAATTCACTTAATATTTTAAAGGGCGAGCGTGCGTCAAAAGAGCTTATCCGTTCGGGAGAGCAGAGCGCGCGCGTTGACGGAATTTTCACCGTGTCGGACGAAATAAAAAACGAAATTGAAAATCTTATCGGCATTGATGTTGACGACAACGAAATTATGATTTCGCGCGAATTTAACCTTGACGGAAAAAACAGCGTCCGCATAAACGGCAGTGTCGTCACGCTTTCTATGCTTAAAGAAATCGGCGAATTTTTCGTAAATATCCACGGTCAGCACGACTCCACCTCACTGCTTGTCAAAAAAAGCCATATGGGATTTTTGGATAATTTTGGCGGTGAAAACCTTAAAAATGCGCTTTCGGAATATGCAAAAGTTTATGAGGAATACAAAAAAACAAAATCGGAACTTGACGCGCTGTCTACCGACGAAACCGAAAAAGAACGCAGAATGGACCTTTTGAAATATCAGATTGAGGAAATCGAGGTTGCAAATCTTTCGGCGGACGAGGAGGACGACCTCACCGAAAGACGGAATTTTCTTGCAAACGCTCAAAAAATTTCGGAAAACTGTCTTTCGGCGTTCGACAAGCTGTATGACGGCGAAGAAACGGGAAATTCGGCTCACGACCTCATTTGGGAGGCTGTTAAGCTTTTGGAACAGGTGACGGAATTTAACTCGGAGCTTGACGGAATTTGCAAGGAACTTACCGATATGACCTACATAATTTCCGATCACTCGCACACCATCAAAAAGCTTGCAGACAGTCTTGACAGCAACGATTACGAACTTAACGAAATTGAGGAACGGCTTGATTTAATATACAGTTTAAAGCGAAAATACGGCGCAAACCTCGGCGACGTTTTAAAGTATCTTGACAAAATCAAAAAAGAATATGCCGAAATCGAGCACAGCGGCGAACAGATTAAAATTCTTAACGAAAAACTTAAAGAACTTGAACTTGAAAGGCTGGAAAAAGCCGAGGCACTATCGCTTATACGAAAAGAAAACGCCAAAATTTTGAGCGAAAAAATCTGCGCCGAGCTTGCCGAACTTGAAATGTCGAAAACGGTGTTTGAGGTTAAAATTGAGGACACGGAATTTTCAGCAAACGGCAAGGACGATATAGAATTTTTAATCAGCACAAATCTCGGCGAAATGCCGAAACCGCTGTCAAAAATCGCGTCAGGCGGTGAACTTTCGCGAATAATTCTCGCTATAAAGAGCGTTATTACAAGCGAAAAAAGCGCCGGCACGCTTATTTTTGACGAGGTTGACACCGGCGTAAGCGGAAAAACGGCACAGAAAATCGGCGAAAAGCTATACAAAATGACAAAAAGCGCGCAGGTTATCTGCATAACCCACCTTGCGCAGATTGCCGCACTTGCGGACAAGCATTTTCTGATTGAGAAAAAAACCGAAAACGGACGCACGCGCACCGAAATCACACCGCTTGAGGGAGATTTGCGCGTAAACGAAATTGCGCGAATTATCGGCGGTGAGGTAATCACCGACCTTACGCGCGAAAACGCAAAAGAGCAGATTTTGCTTGCGGACGAAATTAAAAACAAGCTGAAAAAATAA
- a CDS encoding 2-hydroxyacid dehydrogenase: MKKIAFFDTKPYDKIYFDKFKDEFGFEIKYFESKLNPDTAYIAGKYDAVCAFVNDDLGKDTVNELYDNGINIVAMRCAGYNNVDFKEAYGKVHVVRVPAYSPYAVAEHTMALLLCLNRKIHRAFNRTREYNFSLNSLIGFDLNQKTIGVVGTGKIGRTFINICKGFGLNVIAYDAFPQKNTDINYVTLDELFEKSDIISLHCPLTKETHHMINEKTIEKMKKGVYILNTSRGSLIDSEALLNALKSKKIGAAGLDVYEEETEFFYEDFSYKIINDDILSGLIAMPNVIITSHQAFLTHEALKNIAYVTLSNLSRYFNNEFLENEICYKCQKYGKCDREKEKRCF; the protein is encoded by the coding sequence ATGAAAAAAATTGCATTTTTCGACACCAAGCCGTACGATAAAATTTATTTTGACAAATTTAAAGACGAATTCGGATTTGAAATTAAGTATTTTGAGTCTAAACTGAACCCCGATACAGCATATATTGCCGGAAAATACGACGCGGTATGCGCGTTTGTTAACGACGATTTGGGAAAAGACACCGTAAACGAACTTTATGACAACGGCATAAATATCGTTGCAATGCGCTGTGCCGGCTATAACAACGTTGATTTCAAGGAGGCATACGGCAAAGTACACGTCGTGCGCGTCCCGGCATATTCGCCGTACGCGGTTGCGGAGCACACAATGGCACTTCTTCTGTGCCTTAACCGAAAAATCCACCGCGCTTTTAACCGTACGCGCGAATACAATTTCAGCTTAAACTCGCTTATCGGATTTGACCTCAATCAAAAAACAATCGGCGTTGTGGGAACGGGCAAAATCGGCAGAACATTTATAAACATCTGCAAGGGATTCGGTCTTAACGTTATCGCATACGACGCGTTTCCTCAAAAAAATACCGATATAAACTACGTCACCCTTGACGAGCTTTTTGAAAAATCGGACATTATCTCACTGCACTGCCCGTTAACAAAGGAAACACATCATATGATTAACGAAAAAACCATTGAAAAAATGAAAAAAGGCGTGTATATTCTAAACACGTCGCGCGGTTCGCTTATCGACAGCGAGGCTCTGCTTAACGCGCTCAAAAGCAAGAAAATCGGCGCGGCGGGGTTGGACGTTTACGAGGAGGAAACCGAATTTTTCTACGAGGATTTTTCATACAAAATCATAAACGACGATATTTTGTCGGGACTTATCGCTATGCCCAACGTCATAATCACGTCGCACCAGGCATTTCTCACGCACGAGGCGCTGAAAAATATTGCTTACGTTACCCTTTCAAATTTATCGCGCTATTTCAACAACGAATTTTTGGAAAACGAAATCTGCTACAAATGCCAAAAATACGGCAAATGCGACAGAGAAAAAGAAAAGCGGTGTTTTTAA
- the argR gene encoding arginine repressor has protein sequence MTKSERQAKILEIISENAVSTQDEIVRILNDAGYNVTQATTSRDLQELRITKLMLPDGTYKYAAAKLPEINISEKMNAVFSQCLVSVDYAMNIVVVKTFTGAAQAVAAAIDSFVWDEIVGSIAGDDTIMIVVRNEKSAKQLTVKLSRFIA, from the coding sequence ATGACGAAAAGCGAAAGACAAGCAAAAATACTTGAAATTATATCGGAAAACGCGGTATCGACGCAGGACGAAATTGTGCGCATTTTAAATGACGCTGGCTACAACGTGACACAGGCGACCACCTCGCGCGATTTGCAGGAACTGCGCATAACAAAGCTTATGCTCCCCGACGGCACATATAAATACGCGGCGGCAAAACTGCCCGAAATTAACATCAGCGAAAAAATGAACGCGGTTTTCTCGCAGTGCCTTGTGAGCGTTGACTATGCAATGAACATTGTCGTTGTAAAAACGTTTACCGGTGCGGCACAGGCTGTTGCCGCGGCGATTGATTCGTTTGTCTGGGACGAAATCGTCGGCTCAATCGCGGGCGACGACACAATTATGATTGTTGTGCGCAACGAAAAAAGCGCAAAACAGCTTACAGTTAAATTATCGAGATTTATAGCATAA
- a CDS encoding deoxycytidylate deaminase, producing the protein MHERRDKINYYLDIAETVSKRGTCIRRNWGSIIVKNDEIISTGYSGAPRGRKNCIDLGFCLREKLNIPRGERYELCRSVHSEANAIISAPRSLMLDATLYLVGKNARTGEYVENATSCAMCKRMVINAGIKEVIVREGHDKYKIIKVSDWIEHDDSLTENFGY; encoded by the coding sequence ATGCACGAAAGACGCGATAAAATCAACTATTATCTTGACATTGCGGAAACCGTGTCAAAGCGCGGTACCTGCATAAGACGCAACTGGGGAAGTATCATCGTAAAAAACGACGAAATTATTTCAACAGGATACTCGGGCGCGCCGAGAGGACGCAAAAACTGCATTGATTTGGGATTTTGCCTGCGCGAGAAACTCAACATTCCGCGCGGAGAACGGTATGAACTTTGCAGAAGCGTTCATTCCGAGGCGAATGCAATAATCTCCGCACCGCGCTCTTTAATGCTTGACGCAACTCTTTATCTTGTCGGAAAAAACGCACGCACGGGCGAATATGTTGAAAACGCAACCTCGTGCGCTATGTGCAAAAGAATGGTGATAAATGCCGGAATTAAAGAGGTTATCGTGCGCGAGGGACACGACAAATACAAAATTATAAAGGTGTCCGACTGGATTGAGCACGACGACTCGCTCACCGAAAATTTCGGCTATTAA
- a CDS encoding FHA domain-containing protein has product MISVELILFILKYVFVILAFLFIASVTKLIYLDITDTSRYLKTVEDAYAYLKLINLREDLNFKVYESYGIGENVTIGRKKSCTIRINCPFLSKVHARIFLYKDKFYVEDLGSTNGTFVGGKQVLEKPVRIKDGDKISFGGLSFLFVEVLDNSREENENDEI; this is encoded by the coding sequence ATGATTAGTGTTGAACTGATTTTATTTATACTTAAATATGTGTTTGTAATTTTGGCGTTTTTGTTTATCGCAAGCGTTACAAAGCTGATTTATCTCGACATCACCGACACGTCGCGCTATCTTAAAACCGTCGAGGACGCGTATGCTTATTTAAAGCTTATAAACCTGCGCGAGGACCTCAATTTTAAGGTGTACGAAAGCTACGGCATCGGCGAAAACGTGACAATCGGCAGAAAGAAAAGCTGTACGATACGCATAAACTGCCCGTTTTTGTCAAAGGTTCACGCGCGGATTTTTCTTTACAAAGACAAATTTTACGTTGAGGATTTGGGAAGTACAAACGGCACTTTTGTAGGCGGAAAACAGGTTCTCGAAAAGCCCGTCCGCATAAAAGACGGCGACAAAATTTCGTTCGGCGGACTGAGCTTTCTTTTTGTGGAAGTGCTTGACAATTCAAGGGAGGAAAACGAAAATGACGAGATTTAA
- a CDS encoding FtsW/RodA/SpoVE family cell cycle protein, with product MTRFKLRPPLFLLLLDICGFGSFLLLTGDSTVRKDALISALVFFGALMLIYILMTAFKLGDVYLYLIASFLVSIGLIMLFRIDYQTFGRKQTAWFFIGLGLFLISYVFMRFIKVWDKLLVFYAAMTFVLFLITLIFGENIKGAKNWIKIGALTIQPSEIIKIFYVFTIACFISKKTPENHFFNTVRFGFKTGDLLLSAYVYGCVGFFAILNEWGTALLFFLTYFVAMFIYDKSLKLVLVNGIMSAFIGILGYFFTDQISTRVHIWLDPWKDMQGKSYQIAQSLFAIVSGGFFGSGLGQGSPTSIPESHSDFIFSAICEEMGLFTGIAIIMCYFIFTYRGVKIALKTNNDFYKAVAILLTTVFGFQTFIIIGGVIKMIPLTGITLPFVSYGGSSIISSFIMLGIMAAISSTEKNL from the coding sequence ATGACGAGATTTAAACTGCGTCCTCCCCTGTTTCTTCTGCTTCTTGACATCTGCGGTTTCGGCTCGTTTCTGCTTTTGACGGGTGACAGTACCGTAAGAAAAGACGCGCTTATTTCGGCGCTTGTGTTTTTCGGCGCGTTGATGCTCATATACATTCTTATGACCGCTTTTAAGCTCGGCGACGTTTACCTTTATCTTATCGCGTCGTTTCTTGTAAGCATAGGTCTTATAATGCTTTTCCGCATTGATTATCAGACATTCGGCAGAAAGCAAACCGCGTGGTTTTTCATCGGCTTGGGACTGTTTTTGATTTCCTATGTCTTTATGCGGTTTATAAAGGTTTGGGATAAACTGCTTGTGTTTTATGCGGCAATGACATTCGTGCTTTTCCTTATAACTCTCATTTTCGGTGAAAACATAAAAGGCGCGAAAAACTGGATAAAAATAGGCGCGCTCACCATTCAGCCGTCCGAGATTATAAAGATTTTTTACGTATTCACAATAGCGTGTTTCATATCGAAAAAAACACCCGAAAATCACTTTTTCAACACTGTGCGTTTCGGCTTTAAAACGGGCGATTTGCTCCTTTCGGCATACGTTTACGGCTGTGTCGGATTTTTTGCAATTCTCAACGAATGGGGCACTGCGCTGTTGTTCTTTTTGACGTATTTTGTGGCGATGTTCATATACGACAAAAGCTTAAAACTTGTGCTTGTAAACGGAATTATGTCAGCGTTTATCGGCATTTTGGGATATTTTTTCACCGACCAGATTTCAACGCGTGTGCACATTTGGCTCGACCCGTGGAAAGATATGCAAGGCAAAAGCTACCAGATTGCGCAGTCACTTTTTGCGATTGTGTCGGGCGGATTTTTCGGGAGCGGACTCGGGCAAGGCTCGCCCACAAGCATCCCCGAAAGCCATTCGGACTTTATATTTTCGGCAATATGCGAGGAAATGGGCTTGTTTACGGGAATTGCAATAATTATGTGCTACTTCATTTTCACCTACCGCGGTGTTAAAATCGCACTCAAAACAAACAACGATTTCTACAAAGCGGTTGCAATTCTCCTTACAACGGTGTTCGGATTTCAAACGTTTATAATAATCGGCGGTGTTATAAAAATGATACCGCTCACCGGCATAACGCTCCCGTTTGTAAGCTACGGCGGAAGTTCGATTATATCAAGCTTTATAATGCTGGGAATTATGGCGGCAATTTCGTCAACCGAAAAAAATCTTTAA
- a CDS encoding NAD(+)/NADH kinase: MKTVAILSNAKKDKDFKTAEAVYQIIKSKYNVISHINMHINGIKYTSEDYVLRNAELIIVLGGDGTILRTARKVCKRKTPILGINMGRVGFLAEIEKNSLEKYLSRLIDGKYSIETRSMLYACVERNGQRIAKFNALNDVVISCNSFKRMVDVEIFVDGTKLDSYSADGVIASTPTGSTAYSLSAGGPLVDSALDIMLITPICPHSLTARSIILPGEKTVKIRLREKTARHSILTIDGQEGFDLEDGDVIKICKSNYQTSLIKLSDLSFYDVLKQKLCERGKQNERNF; this comes from the coding sequence ATGAAAACTGTTGCAATATTATCCAATGCAAAAAAGGACAAAGACTTTAAAACCGCGGAGGCGGTTTATCAAATTATAAAGTCGAAATACAATGTTATAAGTCACATAAATATGCATATAAACGGTATAAAATATACGAGCGAGGACTATGTTCTGCGAAATGCCGAGCTTATTATCGTTCTCGGCGGAGACGGAACAATTCTGCGCACGGCGAGAAAGGTGTGCAAGCGAAAAACTCCAATTCTCGGCATAAATATGGGCAGAGTGGGATTTTTGGCTGAAATCGAAAAAAATTCTCTCGAAAAATATCTCTCGCGCCTTATCGACGGAAAATACTCCATTGAAACACGCAGTATGCTTTATGCCTGCGTTGAAAGAAACGGTCAGCGGATTGCGAAATTTAACGCGCTCAACGACGTTGTTATATCGTGCAATTCGTTCAAAAGAATGGTGGACGTTGAGATTTTTGTTGACGGCACAAAGCTTGACAGTTATTCGGCGGACGGCGTAATTGCATCAACTCCGACCGGTTCGACGGCATATTCTTTATCTGCCGGCGGTCCGCTTGTCGACAGTGCGCTCGACATTATGCTGATAACCCCGATATGCCCCCACTCTCTCACGGCGCGCTCCATTATCCTGCCCGGTGAAAAAACGGTCAAAATCCGTCTGCGCGAAAAAACCGCTCGCCACTCAATTCTCACAATCGACGGTCAGGAGGGTTTTGATTTGGAGGACGGCGACGTTATCAAAATCTGCAAATCAAACTATCAGACATCACTTATAAAACTATCGGATTTAAGTTTTTATGACGTATTGAAACAAAAACTCTGCGAGCGCGGAAAGCAAAACGAAAGGAACTTTTAA
- the htpG gene encoding molecular chaperone HtpG, with translation MSKGSIKVNTENLLPIIKKWLYSDKDIFLRELVSNAQDAVMKLKKLAAIGEANIADSEDFRIDVIVNKTAKTLKVCDNGIGMTADEVDKYINQVAFSGAEDFIAKYENSKDKEGEIIGHFGLGFYSAFMVSKSVEIDTLSYADGAKSVHWESDGGTEFDIEDGTKESRGTVITLHLNEDSEEFLDVVTVRKTLIKYCGFLPVNIYLINEEKEVKDGEEDKNANTPINDTHPLWLKNPSDCTEEEYKDFYRKVFMDFNEPLFHIHLNVDFPFNLKGILYFPKLNHEFQSIEGQIKLFNNQVFIADNIKEVIPEYLMLLKGVIDCPDLPLNVSRSFLQNDGYVTKVSNHITKKVADKLNSLYKTEKETYEKYWDDINPFVKYGCLRDDKFYDRVKDILLFKDIDGAYKTLKDFTDADVKEVYYVTDKDAQAQYIDLLKADGITPVLLPDMLDNHFVSYLEYKNSDIKFKRVDSFIGDNLKDNKESEESVKNKITEIFKDILDKDTKIEVSPLKSEDVSALFVLSEEERRMAEMSKMFGNMDFGVPKAGETFVVNSKNPLVLKICEIEDSDTKNLLARQVYDMARLSHKTLSGDDLTAFLKRSSDLYMKLADNK, from the coding sequence ATGAGTAAAGGCAGTATTAAAGTAAATACGGAAAATCTTCTTCCGATAATAAAAAAATGGCTTTATTCAGACAAGGACATTTTTTTGAGAGAGCTTGTTTCAAACGCGCAGGACGCGGTTATGAAGCTTAAAAAACTTGCCGCAATCGGCGAGGCAAATATAGCGGACAGCGAGGATTTCAGAATTGATGTTATCGTGAACAAAACCGCGAAAACCTTAAAAGTGTGCGACAACGGCATAGGTATGACCGCGGACGAGGTTGACAAATACATAAACCAGGTTGCATTTTCGGGCGCGGAGGATTTTATAGCAAAATACGAAAATTCAAAGGACAAAGAGGGCGAAATTATAGGCCACTTCGGTCTTGGATTTTATTCTGCGTTTATGGTGTCAAAGAGCGTTGAGATTGACACTCTTTCATATGCGGACGGCGCAAAAAGCGTTCACTGGGAAAGCGACGGCGGTACGGAATTTGACATTGAGGACGGCACAAAGGAAAGCCGAGGAACAGTTATCACGCTTCATTTAAACGAGGACAGTGAGGAATTTCTGGATGTTGTAACCGTCAGAAAAACGCTTATAAAATACTGCGGATTTCTCCCTGTTAACATCTATCTTATAAACGAAGAAAAAGAAGTTAAGGACGGCGAGGAGGACAAAAACGCAAACACTCCCATAAACGACACGCATCCGCTTTGGCTCAAAAATCCGAGTGACTGCACCGAGGAAGAATACAAAGATTTCTACCGCAAGGTGTTTATGGACTTCAACGAACCTCTTTTTCACATACATTTGAACGTTGATTTCCCGTTTAATTTAAAGGGAATTTTGTATTTCCCCAAGCTTAACCACGAGTTTCAGAGCATTGAGGGACAGATTAAACTTTTCAACAATCAGGTGTTTATTGCGGACAACATAAAGGAAGTTATCCCCGAGTATCTTATGCTTTTAAAGGGCGTTATCGACTGCCCCGACCTGCCTCTTAACGTATCCCGAAGCTTTTTGCAGAACGACGGCTACGTTACAAAGGTATCGAACCACATCACAAAAAAGGTTGCGGACAAGCTTAATTCGCTTTATAAAACCGAAAAAGAAACATATGAAAAATATTGGGACGACATCAATCCGTTTGTTAAATACGGCTGTCTGCGCGACGACAAATTCTATGACAGGGTTAAAGATATTCTTCTTTTCAAGGATATTGACGGCGCATACAAAACACTCAAAGATTTTACCGACGCAGACGTTAAAGAGGTTTACTACGTTACCGATAAGGACGCACAGGCACAGTATATTGACCTTTTGAAAGCGGACGGAATTACCCCCGTGCTTTTGCCCGATATGCTGGACAACCATTTTGTAAGCTATCTCGAATACAAAAATTCCGATATAAAATTCAAGCGCGTTGACTCGTTTATCGGCGACAATCTAAAAGACAACAAGGAAAGCGAAGAAAGCGTTAAAAACAAAATCACCGAAATTTTTAAGGATATTTTGGACAAAGACACAAAAATTGAGGTTTCGCCGTTAAAATCCGAGGATGTTTCGGCGCTGTTCGTTCTTTCCGAGGAGGAAAGACGTATGGCAGAGATGTCGAAAATGTTCGGAAATATGGACTTCGGCGTTCCGAAAGCCGGCGAAACGTTTGTTGTAAACAGCAAAAATCCGCTTGTGCTCAAAATCTGCGAAATTGAGGACAGCGACACCAAAAATCTTTTGGCAAGACAGGTTTACGATATGGCGCGTCTTTCGCACAAAACTCTTTCCGGCGACGATTTGACGGCATTTTTAAAACGAAGCAGTGACCTTTATATGAAGCTTGCCGACAACAAATAA
- a CDS encoding energy-coupling factor transporter ATPase, producing the protein MESIKIENLTFTYPLNSAPSLKNVSLNVDKGEFVTIFGKSGCGKSTLLRHIKPPLCPYGERTGEVYLGERCVFSLSNREQAEKIGFVMQNPDEQIVTDKVWHELAFGLENLGIANDEIRARVAETSAFFGISDWFYKNTDTLSGGQKQLLNLASVMVMQPSVLILDEPTSRLDPISAKNFLQAVSNLNKELGTTVILTEHRLDEALAMSDVCVAMENGEIIAQGEPRRVCKKLEELKSDLTLSLPVPARIFSTVGYDGNLPLTVREGRKILNDSKILNRLDFAKNPPCDKKCALELKNLYFRYEKDSPDILKGLSAKIYEGEHYAILGANGAGKSTLLNVISGGFTPYSGKINVLNGKKIAYLPQEVKMIFSKNTVEDDLREAVQKDSENFEKRLENVIEICGLENLTDRHPYDLSGGEQQRTAMAKVLLTEPDILLLDEPTKGIDAHFKQKLARLIKTLQKSGITVVTVSHDIEFCAEFADRCAMFFDGQIVSEGAPREFFDGKNFYTTAANRMSRQIIDNAVLERDVIFALGGKITETEDESVSNILLKSTERKAEKAENPSEKHISPKRIALGIIFALLFVLQSRFSVYPTAVLTKIFGSFGESAAQILSIITLAVSLICFIPQKKIGIDTKKSSGKLDKRTLLASVFVLIAVPLTVLYGVYFLGDRKFYFISLAVIFETLIPFFAVFEGRKPKARELVVISVLCALAVAGRTAFFMLPQFKPIVAVVMISAVCFGAETGFLVGAVSAFVSNFYFSQGPWTPWQMLALGAVGFVTGIVYQKNIFPKTKLSLAVFGFFATLIIYGGIMNPASVITYQPYPDFALIVSSYWLGLPFDLVHAFSTAFFMWFISEPLIDKLERIKIKYGLVKDE; encoded by the coding sequence GTGGAAAGCATTAAAATCGAAAATTTAACATTTACATACCCTCTAAACTCCGCTCCGAGCCTCAAAAACGTTTCGCTTAACGTAGACAAAGGCGAATTTGTAACAATTTTCGGGAAGTCGGGGTGCGGAAAGTCCACGCTTTTAAGGCACATAAAACCGCCCCTCTGCCCTTACGGCGAGCGCACGGGTGAGGTATATCTCGGCGAAAGGTGCGTTTTTTCGCTTTCAAACCGCGAACAGGCAGAAAAAATCGGCTTTGTTATGCAAAATCCCGACGAGCAGATTGTCACCGACAAGGTGTGGCACGAGCTTGCGTTCGGGCTTGAAAATCTCGGCATTGCAAATGACGAAATCCGCGCGCGTGTTGCCGAAACGTCGGCATTTTTCGGTATATCCGATTGGTTTTACAAAAACACCGACACCCTTTCGGGCGGACAAAAACAGCTTTTGAACCTCGCGTCTGTAATGGTTATGCAGCCGTCGGTGCTGATTTTGGACGAGCCGACAAGCCGTCTTGACCCCATTTCGGCGAAAAATTTTCTTCAGGCAGTATCAAACTTAAACAAAGAACTCGGAACAACGGTAATTCTCACCGAACACCGTCTTGACGAAGCACTGGCAATGTCAGACGTTTGCGTTGCAATGGAAAACGGCGAAATAATCGCGCAGGGCGAGCCGAGGAGGGTTTGCAAAAAACTTGAAGAACTCAAAAGCGACCTCACCCTCTCTCTGCCCGTTCCGGCGAGAATTTTTTCGACGGTCGGCTATGACGGAAATTTACCGCTTACGGTGCGCGAGGGACGAAAAATTTTAAATGACAGCAAAATTTTAAACAGGCTTGATTTTGCAAAAAATCCGCCCTGTGACAAGAAATGCGCGCTGGAGCTTAAAAACCTTTATTTTCGCTACGAGAAAGACTCTCCGGATATTTTGAAAGGCCTGTCGGCGAAGATTTACGAGGGCGAGCATTATGCAATTCTCGGCGCCAACGGCGCGGGAAAAAGCACGCTTTTAAACGTTATTTCGGGCGGATTTACACCGTATTCGGGAAAAATTAACGTTTTAAACGGAAAAAAAATTGCATATCTTCCGCAGGAAGTAAAAATGATTTTTTCAAAAAACACCGTTGAGGACGATTTGCGCGAGGCAGTGCAGAAAGACAGCGAAAACTTTGAAAAACGGCTTGAAAACGTGATTGAAATATGCGGACTTGAAAACCTTACCGACCGCCACCCGTACGATTTGTCGGGCGGAGAACAACAGCGCACGGCAATGGCGAAAGTCCTTTTAACCGAGCCTGACATTCTGCTTTTGGACGAGCCGACAAAGGGCATTGACGCGCATTTCAAGCAAAAACTCGCGCGCCTTATAAAAACACTTCAAAAAAGCGGAATTACCGTTGTCACCGTGTCGCACGATATTGAATTCTGCGCGGAATTTGCCGACAGATGCGCTATGTTTTTTGACGGGCAAATTGTGTCGGAGGGCGCGCCGAGGGAGTTTTTCGACGGCAAGAATTTTTACACCACCGCGGCAAACAGAATGTCACGGCAAATAATTGACAATGCCGTTTTGGAGCGCGACGTGATTTTTGCGCTCGGCGGTAAAATTACGGAAACCGAAGATGAAAGCGTATCAAACATTCTTTTGAAATCAACGGAAAGAAAAGCGGAAAAAGCCGAAAATCCAAGCGAAAAGCACATTTCGCCGAAAAGAATTGCGCTCGGCATAATCTTTGCACTGCTCTTTGTTTTGCAAAGCCGTTTCAGCGTTTATCCGACCGCGGTGTTAACCAAAATTTTCGGAAGTTTCGGCGAAAGCGCGGCGCAGATTTTGAGCATCATAACACTTGCCGTATCGCTCATTTGCTTTATACCGCAGAAAAAAATCGGTATAGACACAAAAAAATCAAGCGGAAAACTTGACAAACGCACGCTTTTGGCGTCGGTTTTCGTACTTATCGCAGTACCGCTCACCGTTCTTTACGGAGTGTATTTTTTGGGCGACAGAAAGTTTTATTTTATCAGCCTTGCAGTGATTTTTGAAACGCTCATCCCGTTTTTTGCGGTGTTTGAGGGGCGCAAACCCAAAGCGCGCGAACTGGTTGTTATAAGCGTTTTGTGCGCGCTTGCGGTTGCAGGCAGAACCGCGTTTTTTATGCTTCCGCAGTTTAAGCCGATTGTTGCAGTCGTGATGATTTCAGCGGTTTGTTTCGGCGCGGAAACGGGATTTTTGGTCGGCGCGGTGTCGGCATTTGTGTCGAATTTTTATTTTTCACAGGGTCCGTGGACGCCGTGGCAAATGCTCGCGCTCGGCGCAGTCGGGTTTGTGACGGGAATAGTTTATCAAAAAAACATTTTTCCCAAAACAAAACTTTCTCTCGCCGTTTTCGGATTTTTTGCAACGCTCATAATCTACGGCGGAATAATGAACCCGGCATCGGTAATCACATATCAGCCCTACCCCGATTTTGCGCTTATCGTTTCGTCATATTGGCTGGGCTTGCCGTTCGACCTTGTGCACGCGTTTTCCACCGCATTTTTTATGTGGTTTATATCCGAACCGCTGATAGATAAACTTGAACGCATAAAAATAAAATACGGTCTTGTGAAAGATGAGTGA